CGTACGTTTGGCGTAAGAATTTACCAGGAAGATATTCCATGTGAAGAAAAGGATGCAGAAAAGTAAAAATTACTCTGACCTTGACCTGTCTGTTCAGGAATTGAACACCAAAAGCACGGCAAAATTAATCCTGAAAATTTATTTATTGATTTACAACAAGTTACAAAATTTTCCTTGACAAATTCTTTATCTCTGATATAATAAGTGCAAGGAGTTTGTGAGAACAATGAATCAGATCTCGAAATATTCGACTTCATACGGTTTTTACTTCGGTCGCTATTGGTGGTGGCATTATACCACCGGCCGATAGTGGATTCGTTGTTGTTTTAGATTCCCCCCAAAAGAAGAAACAAGGCGAGCCCACTATCAAAACGATGGTGGGTTTCTTTTTAGGGCAGAAAAATGAAGCAATTGACAGACAAGAATAACATATCAAACGAAGTTATCAATCAGGATACCTTCTGTTTTGGCTATTCCTACAGCTATTACTGGTGGTGGTATACCACTTTGCCTGATAGTGGAAGCGAATAGCTAATTAGAAAAAGCATTCCAGCCCGCTATCAGCCGATGATAGCGGGCTTTTTTTGTGTAAGGATTGGAAAAATGGTTGAACACACGAAATTGAAAATTTTGTCGCGAGAAATGCCGGCCGATCTGGAAACGCCCGTCTCGGCGTTTCTAAAGCTCCAAACCATTGGAGCGAAAATTCTTTTGGAGAGCGTTGAGAGCGCAACCAGACTTGGCCGTTACTCCTTTATCGGGATGAAGCCGGAATCAAGAATTACCGTTTATGATAATCGTATTTCCCTTCAAAACGGAACCAAAAGCGAATCATTATTATATACCGAGCCTGATGCTCCCTTAAGTGGACTGCGTTCAATTCTCAATCGCTTTTCGGTAGAAGAGATTGACGACCGTCCTCCCTTGCTCGGGGGAGCGGTTGGGTTTATCAGCTATGATTTCATTCGCTTTTTTGAAAACATTCCCAATTACTCCGGCGACACCCTCCATCTGCCTCCGGCAATGCTGTACCTAATAGATACTCTCCTGGTTTTCGATCATGTCCGGAGAAACATAAAAGTCCTGAGTCTGACGACGGGGGATAAAGATTCTGCCGCCGCGAAAAAGATCGATAGCGTTATCAATACCCTGCGTTCTCCTTTGATTCATCCATCCGGCAATGGAAATATTACCTCGAGCAAAAAACCTGCCTCGAATTTTACGCAAGATGATTTTTGCCGGGCAGTCACCGAAGTGCAAAAACATATTATAGCCGGGGATGTTTATCAACAGGTTATTTCCCAGAGATTGGAAGGCGAAACTGAGGCCGATCCGTTTATGATTTACCGGGCGCTGCGAATGCTTAATCCCTCGCCCTATATGTACTTTTTGGATTTTGATGATATCAAACTGATCGGTTCTTCTCCCGAGGCTTTAGTCAGACTGGAAAATGATATCGCGACGGTACGTCCCATCGCCGGTACTCGCCCCCGTGGAAATACTCCCGAAGAGGATGATAAAATGGCGGTTGAATTATTTAATGATGCCAAGGAACGCGCCGAACATGTTATGCTGGTTGATCTGGGGCGTAATGATTTGGGACGTTGCTGTCGCATCGGTTCGGTCAATGTCACCGAATTTATGAATATCGAACGTTATTCGCATGTCATGCACATGACCTCCAATGTTACCGGGAAATTGAAGGAGGATATGGATCAATTTGATCTCTTCAAAGCCGCCTTCCCTGCCGGAACCGTGACCGGCGCGCCCAAAATCAAATCGATGGAATTAATCGAGAATATTGAAACCACCCGGCGCGGTCCATATGCCGGCGCGGTAGGATATTTTAGCCTCTCGGGCGATATGGATTGGTGCATTAATATCAGGACAATTCTGATGAAAGACAAAAAATATTACCTCCAGGCCGGCGCCGGAATCGTTGCCGATTCAATTCCGGAAATGGAGTATCTGGAGACCAAAAACAAAATCGCCGCCCTCCAAAAAGCGATTGAAAACGCGGAAGGAGGTATCTGATGATTTTGATTATCGACAATTACGATTCATTCACCTACAACCTGGTGCAGTATATCGGGGAATTAGGCAAGGAATGTCATGTTGCCCGCAATAATGAAATCACCCTGGAGCAGGCAATCAATCTCAATCCGACCCACCTGGTTATATCCCCGGGACCGGGACGACCCCGGGATGCCGGAATTTCCCTTGAGATGATAAAGTACTTCTCGGATAAAATTCCCATCCTCGGAGTTTGCCTCGGGCATCAATGTCTCGCGGAGGCGTTCGGGGGAAATATTGATAACGCCGAAATTCTAATGCATGGTAAAATATCCAATGTTTATCACACCGGCGATGGACTGTTCCTGGGAGTTCCATCTCCTTTTGAGGCAACCCGGTATCATTCATTGATTGTCCGTGAGGAGTCTCTGCCCGACTGTTTACACGTCACTGCTCATACCGATGATGGTGAGATTATGGCCGTTCGTCTTTTAGATAAGCCTGTGGTGGGTGTACAATTTCATCCGGAATCGATTCTTACCACTCACGGTAAAAACCTGATATCAAATTTTCTCAGCGCGAGGTAATCATGATTAAGGAAGCGATCAAAAAAGTCATAGAAGATCAGGACTTATCTATCGACGAAAGCCGGGGAGTAATAAATCAAATCATGTCCGGAGAGGCTTCTCCGCCTCACACGGCCGCGTTTTTGACGGCCTTGCGATGCAAAGGAGAAACCGTTGACGAAATTTTAGGGGCGGCGCAGGTGATGCGGGAGAGAGCACGGCGCATTCCTCATAAGCAGGAAATGATTTTCGACAATTGCGGTACCGGCGGCGATGGAGCGGGGACGTTTAATATTTCCACGACGGCTTCTTTTGTCATCGCCGCTTGCGGAATTCCGGTCGGCAAACACGGCAACCGATCAGTCTCCAGTCAATGCGGAAGCGCCGACCTGTTGCAGGAATTGGGAGCCAATCTTGATTTAAGTCCCGAGCAATCCGGGCAAAGCATCGATGAGATTGGAATCGGTTTTCTTTTCGCTCCGGCGCTGCATCCGGCCATGAAAGCAGTCGTTCCCATAAGAAAAGAACTCGGATTCAGGACAGTTTTTAACCTATTGGGCCCCCTGACTAATCCCGCTTTCGCGACTCATCAATTAATTGGCGTTTTTGACGGAGCCTATACCGATAAAATCGCTCAGGTCGCTCGCGCGATCGGGATTAAGTCCACCATGGTCGTGTATAGCCAGTGTCACATTGATGAATTAACCACTGCCGGGCTCAATGAAGTCAGTGTGGCCCAAAACGGCACATGCGATCATTATCAGTTGAATCCTCAAGCCCTGGGATTTGCCTCGTGCGACATGAAGGAACTTGCCGGAGGTGACGCAAGGGAAAATGCCGGTATTACCATTTCAATATTAAAGGGCGAAAAAAGCCCCCGGCGGGACACTGTTTTGCTCAACGCGGCCGCAGCCCTGACTATCGCCGAAAAGTCAGTCAATTTAAAAGAGGGCATCAAAATGGCCGAGGAATGTATCGATTCCCGACAGGCCCTGAGGAAACTGAATGACTTTATAGAATTCAGCAGGAGCTTTGGCGATGCTTGAGCAAATTATCAAACATAAGAAAGACTGGCTGGATCAGCTTAACAGTCGTTCAACCATTGATGATATGGCCAAATCCGTGCGGAATATGCGCCCTGCCAGAGGCTTGCGGACAAATCTCACAAAAGACAACAAACTTGCGCTGATAGCTGAGATAAAAAGAAGGTCGCCGTCGCGAGGAATATTAAACAATACTATTGAGGTGGACCGGTTTGTCAGGCTTTACGAAGAAGCGGGAGCGTCGGCTGTATCAATTTTAACCGAAGATCAGTTTTTCTCAGGTTCCATCGATGATTTGAAAATGGCCAGAGAAAATACATCGCTGCCGATTCTGAGAAAAGATTTTATTATCGAGGAATCACAAATCTGGGAAAGTCGCGCGATAGGAGCCGATGCCGTGCTTCTCATCGCGGCCATTCTGAGCGATAATCAGCTTTATGATTTGCATGCCCTGGCCCGTGAAATCGGGCTGGAAACCATAATTGAAATTCACTCCAAAGAAGAACTCGACCGCGCCTGGCGCCTCAAACCGGAAATTATCGGGATTAACAATCGCAATCTCAAAACTTTTCAGGTCAGCCTTAATACCGTTGAAAACCTATATCCTTTAATCCCATGCAATGCCATTTGCATCAGCGAGAGCGGGATTAAAACCCGTGATGATATGCTCAGGGTCCAGGAATGTGGCGTTGATGCGGTTTTAATCGGCGAAGGCATAGTTACCAGTGAAGATCCATTTGGCAAAATCCGTGAACTCCTGGGAGAGTCGGAATGACAAGAATAAAAATTTGCGGAATTACAAATTATGATGATGCCGCGTTTGCGGTTGTGTCCGGCGCCGATGCTCTTGGTTTTATATTTGCCGAAAGCCCCCGAAGGATAAGTCAGAAAGCAGCAAAGGAAATTACTCAAGCTCTTTCTCCCTTCGTCAATAAGATTGGAGTTTTCGTAGATGAGCCGATTGGAGTCATTGCTGAGACAATTATAGATTGCCGTCTTGATGCTGTGCAGATTCATGGAGATATAAATTTTGATGATCTAAAACAATTACCAATCCCCTTCATCAAAACATTCAGAATTTGCGATGAACGAGACCTTGATATAATTCAAACCAGCAATCTATCATATTTTCATCTCGATACCTACCAACCCGGGAAAATGGGCGGAACGGGAAAACAGTTTGATTGGAATATCGCTAAAGAAGCTTCGCGTTACGGCCGGGTAATTTTATCCGGAGGATTAAATCCCGAAAACATAAGCCAGGCATTGGAAACAGTTCAACCGTATGCTGTCGATGTTTGCGGTGGAGTCGAAGATAAACCGGGGAAAAAAAATCACGAAAAAATAAAGAAATTCATAAATGAGGTACGATCATGGGACAACCGAACAAATTAGGATATTTCGGTCGTTTTGGCGGACGATATGTTCCCGAGACATTGATGGCGGCGTTGATGCAATTGGAAGAAGAGTATCATCTTGCCCGACGCGATCCCGAATTTAAAAACGAACTCAATAATCTACTCAACAATTATGCCGGTCGGCCGACGCCGCTGTATTTCGCCGAAAGAATTACTCGCAAATGGAAAGGCGCGAAGATTTACCTCAAGAGAGAGGATTTGACGCATACCGGCGCCCATAAAATAAACAATTGTCTCGGTCAGGGTCTTCTCGCAAAAAGGATGGGAAAAAAGCGTATAATCGCCGAAACCGGCGCCGGGCAGCATGGCGTCGCGGTTGCCACCGTTTGTTGCCTGTTCGGAATGGATTGTACTGTTTATATGGGGCGCCAGGACATGGAACGCCAGGCTCCCAATGTTGATCGAATTAAACTCCTCGGGGCGAAAGTTATTCCGGTAGATTCCGGGAGCCGGACGCTGAAAGACGCCACCAATGAAGCCATCCGCGATTGGGTAACCAATGTCTCATCGACACATTATATAATAGGTTCAACCGTCGGTCCTCATCCCTATCCGTTAATGGTTCGTGATTTTCAATCGGTTATCGGGAAGGAAACGAAAAAGCAAATCAAGAAAATCGCGGGCCGTCTTCCCGACGCGATCGTCGCCTGCGTCGGCGGCGGCAGCAACGCCATCGGAATGTTTCATGAATTTGTAAAGGACAAAGAGGTCAATCTATTTGGTATCGAGTCGGCCGGAAACGGATTATCTACTCATCTTCACGCGGCAACATTAAAGAAGGGCAAACCCGGAATTCTCCATGGAGGTTTTAGTTATCTGTTGCAGGATAAAGATGGTCAGGTTATGCCGACTCATTCTATTGCCGCAGGGCTGGACTATCCCGGTGTCGGTCCGGAACATAGCCAGATGAAAGATTCGGGCCGCGTATCCTACGAGGCTGTTACCGACGCGCGGGCATTGGAAGCATTTAAGGAATTATCTGTTACCGAGGGTATTATCCCAGCTCTGGAATCATCTTTTGCTTTGGCCTACGCCAAAAAGCTCGCTCCCAAATTGAGCAAGAACGATATCCTGATTATCAATCTCTCCGGCCGGGGCGATAAAGACCTGGCCAATCAAGATGTTATAAATCTGCTTCGAGACAGGGCATCCTCAATAAAACGTAATTTGAGACCTTTTGCATTGGAAAGAGAATTTAATGAAGTCTCTAACGGAAACTTTTGCTAATTGCCGGCGGTACAGCCGGAAGGCTCTGATGCCCTTTTTAACCGCCGGTTATCCGGACGAGAGAACATTTCTCAAGTTGTTATTTGAATTTCAATCGTCGGGAGCCGACATGGTCGAGATCGGCATACCATTTTCTGACCCGCTGGCCGACGGCAAAACAATTCAATATTCATCGCACCGGGCACTTCAGCAGGGAATTAATGTCGTCTCAATTTTCCGTCGTCTGTCTCAGTTGAACGGCAGCTTCAGATTGCCTTTAATAATGATGAGTTATTTCAACCCCATTTACCATTATGGTGTCGATAAATTTATATCTCGCGCTTCCTCTATCGGAATAAAAGGATTGATTATCCCTGATATAATTCCGGAAGAATCCGGAGACCTTGAGTATCAGTGCCGGCAAAATAATATCGATCTGATATATCTTCTGGCTCCTACGTCAAACGCGAAGCGTACCAAATTGATTCTCCGAAGAAGCCGGGGATTTGTTTATTTGGTGACGATCGCGGGAGTAACCGGAGCTCGAGATAAATTGCCTGCGGATCTTGTGCAATGGATCAAAAAAATAAAAAAACAGAGTGATATCCCGGTCTGCTCCGGATTTGGAATATCCCATAAGAATCAGGCCGCGACGGTCTCGCGGGTCGCCGATGGCGTCATTGTCGGAAGCGCCATTATTGATATAATCAGAAATTCGGCCAATCCGGCGCAAGCTGTCGATGAAACCGGAAAATTTATCAGGCAACTACGAAAAGGAATAGACTATGTCAAAGGTTAGAGGCATCCGCGGAGCGATAAGCATCCCGAAAAACACTGAAAAAGATATTCTTGAGGCAACGACAATATTACTGCGAAAAATAATTGAATCCAATCAAATCCAGACTGACGATATCGCCAGCATCTTTTTTACCGTTACCGATGATTTAAACGCGGAATTTCCGGCTTACGCTGTCCGCAACATGAATATGCGCATGGTCCCTTTATTATGCGCTCGCGAAATGCATGTGGATAAGGGTATGCCAGGCCTGATTAGAATTTTAATGCACGTCAATACGGATAAATCACAAAATCAGATAAAACATCAATATCTGGGCAAAACCAAACACCTCAGACCTGATCTGAATGAAGGAGAAAGTGAATGATGATTGTAGTAATGAAAGCAACGGCCACCGCGAAACACACCGGCGCGGTTTTGAAGAAAATTCAGGAACTGGGATTTAAGCCCCATTTATCTTCCGGTGAGAAGAAAACTATCATAGGCATGGTCGGCAACGGCAAAAAAGTCGACCCTGAAATTCTACTGGCGCTCCCCGGGGTTGAAAATGTCGTGCCCATCCTGAAACCGTTCAAGCTGGCTGCCCGCGAATTCAAAAAAGAATCAACGGTTGTATCCATGAACGGCATAAAGATTGGCGGTCGTGAGCTGGTCATGATGGCCGGACCCTGTGCCGTCGAAAATCGGGATCAGATAATGGAAACCGCTGAAGTCGTCGCCAAGGCAGGAGCGAAAATACTGCGTGGTGGAGCATTTAAACCGAGGACCTCGCCTTATAGTTTTCAGGGTCTGGGTGAAGAGGGATTAAAGATTATGCGCGAGGCCGCCGACGCACATGGCCTGGCAATGGTGACTGAAGTAATCTCGCCTCAGTACGTTGACCTGGTTGGAAAATACACTGACATACTTCAAATCGGCGCACGCAACATGCAGAATTTCGCGCTTCTTGAAGCGGTCGGTAAAGCCGCTCGACCGGTGTTGCTCAAACGAGGATTAATGTCAACTATTGAAGAATGGTTGATGTCGGCCGAATATATCCTGTCTAACGGAAATCCCCATGTCATCCTGTGCGAACGAGGAATCCGCACCTTTGAAACATATACGCGCAACACCCTGGATATATCCGCCGTCCCGATAGTCAAGGAACTGAGTCATCTGCCCGTAATTATCGATCCCAGTCATTCCACCGGAAAACGCTCATTGGTCTCGCCTATTTCCAAATGCGGTATCGCCGCCGGGGCCGATGGTTTAATTGTAGAAGTTCATCCCCATCCCGAAGATGCCTTATCCGATGGCCCCCAGAGTCTCCATCCTGAGGAATTTGAAGCATTGATGGACGAATTAAAACCAATGGCTCAAGCCATGGGCCGAGATATATGATACGATTGAAACATTTAAAAGTCTTAATCATTGGCCTTGGACAGATTGGCGGATCTATGGGCCTGGATTTGATCAATCGAAAAATCGTTCGCGAGGTAATTGGCTATGACATAAATTCCCACACCGCGAGAATGGCCAAAAATATCAGTGCTGTTAATAGTATATCCCTCAATTTGACTCACAGCGTTCCCACAGCCGATCTGGTCATTCTTGCCACCCCCATCAGACAAACGATCAAGATACTGCCCTTGATATTACCGGCCGTAAAATCAAACGCCTGCATAATTGATACGGCCGGGATAAAATCAGAAATCCTCAATACCGTAAATTCCTGCTCTCCGTCGGTAAACTATATCAGTTGCCATCCCATCGCAGGTACGGAAGGACAGGGCATCCAGGCGGCACAACCAAATTTATTCGCAGATTCTTTTTTTGCGATGACGGAAAAAAATAAGACCTCACAGGAGTGGATCGAAGCTATTAAATTATTGATTAAAAAATTGGGGGCCGAACCGTTTGGGATAAAGGCGGAGACGCATGATAGAAATATTTCTCTAACTAGCCATCTGCCTTATCTTATGGCCATTTCTCTAACCAATTTAATCGGACATCAAAGTCTCAATGCTAAAAATCTAAAAAAAATGATAGGGGGAAGTTATAAAAGCGCGACCCGCGTCGCCCAATCATCTCCCGAACTTTCTCTCGACATGTTTATGTCGAATCGGGAAAGCGTAATAACGGCGATTGACCGATTTTCATATGAGCTTATGAAAATCAAACGCCTCATAAATTCCGGAGATGAAAAAGAATTAAAAAAAATAATCAGCGCGGCCAATAAACGAGCCACAAAATTCCACACATAGATATTTTTTCATCATTTAGCTTGCGCTTATCAAAATCATCCTTATAATTTATTTCCTTGAAATTTATTTCACCAAAGGAGAACATATGTTTAACCGAATATTACTCGCGGGACTGGGATTGGTGATAATTGTGTCGCTAATCGCCTGCGGCGAAAAAGAAAACCTACCAGGAGCGATCTCAACAACTAATTTATTACCTGACAAATTAACTGAGATTGAAATTACTCGTGCGGGCGAATCCTCCCTTTTTGTTGGTGACTCTCTATATGAGTATATCAACGGCGGGGCGGAAATATATCATCAATACGATTTTGTCGAAGTCGCCACGGCGACCTATACCTATAAACAGATTGAAATCATTGCCGATATATATCGATTCACCGAGAGCAATGGAGCCTACGGATTATATTCGGTTTTGCGACCCGAGGAAGAAGAGTATTTATCGCTTGGAGTGGAAGGTTTCGGTTCGGAATCAAGCCGCGATTTCGTAAAGGGTGAATATATGATTAGAGTTATCGGATACGACGCATCCGATGATACCAAAACGGCAGTAAATGCTCTGGCTGGTTATTTTGCCAAAACCATCCCCGGCACAATTGAAAAACCGAGCATGTATTCGAATCTGCCTACAGATATGATTGTCCCCGGTACAGATAAATATATTATCGAATCTTTTATGGGGCATACTTTTCTTACCCGGGTTTATACTCAAAATTATGATTTGAACGGCAATATATTACAGATTTTTATTTCCACCAATCCGGAGGATAAATTCGCAAAATGGCGAGGTGCCATCGAGGCATCAGGAACTGAATTTTCCGTTGATGATACTATTAATATCCCCCCGGATCGGTCTTTTGTTTTTGAAGACGGATTTTACGGAAATATTGTCGTGGGAATCATGGGAGATTATCTGGTTGGCGCCATTGATTACAAACCGGAACAAACTGAATTTATAAATTCCTGGCTTACTGCCTTAAATAAATAATAGCTATAAAAAAAGGGCCGCCCTTTGAGGGTGGCCCTGACAGATTTCCGAGTATAAAATTTATCCGTAGATAGTCTTCAACTCACTGATATTGTCTCTAATCCTAACCGAATTGGCGCATTGGGCCGTGCACTGATCACACGAACCACATGCATCCAGACTGCTTCCCCGAGGAATATTATTTAATACCCGTCGCGCTTTATAAAAATCGCCGTAACTGGCGGCGTACATATGCGTGCGCATCAGTGTCGGGATATCAGTCTTATGAGGGCAGGAAGCCAGACATTGGCGGCATTGATGACAGAACCCCATACCCAACTGAATAGTCGAATCCGAAAGCAGTTTCTCTTCCTCGGGAGTATATTCGAGACTGTAAGCGATTTCAAAATTATCATTTAGAAAATCATAGTTGGCAATTCCGGGGATAGAGGTCTTAATCTCAGGCATGCGCATAACCCAGCGGAGCATAGCGTTATGTATAGTCTTGTTGGGGTAGCCGGCAATTTGATCGGCTGACAGCCGGGAACCACCCGCCTGGGTTTTCATGGCAACAAATCCGATGCCTTTATTGGCGGCGTTTTTCACGGCCGCCATTAAATCGGCGTTATCGCCCAGAGAAATATTCATTGACGTCAGGATGACATCATAAAAACCGGCCTCGACTGTGTCATTAATAACCGCGGCCATATTACTATGAGTTGAAATTCCGGCGGCCAGTATTTTTTTCTGCTCTTTTAATTCGGCAAACCCCTCCTGTAAACCCGGATTGTTTACGAAGCCTAAAGTAGCGACGCTGTGAATGTAAAGGATGTCAACGTAATCAGTCTTAAGTCTTTTCAGACTTCCTTCGCATAATTCAATCAACTTCTTTTTTACCGCCGCGGGATCTTCTACTCTTTGCCCGGGCGTATAAACTTTCGTACCGATATTGACTTTATCCCGCACCTTCAATTTGTTGACCACTCGTCCAACCATTTGCTCATTTTGCCCATACTGGTAAGAAGCAGCTGTGTCGAAATGCCGAATTCCTTTTTCATAGGCGGCTTGAATAATTCCGGGATTATTAGCGCCACCAGCCCCCATGCTGACGATTGGAACCTTCATTCCGGTTTTACCCAAAGTTCTATAGATTATTTCTGGCTGTGTCGCTTGGTCAGTGTGTTCACCCTCCTGGGCCAGAGATAATTGCGGGGTCAGTCCGGCCAGTCCCGTCGTTGCCAATCCCGCAGCCGCTGTTGATAAAAATTTCCTGCGCGACAAATTCGATTTAGATTTATCCATCTGTTGCCTCCGCATGCAAAATGTATGTTAGTTTTCTTCTATTTGGCTCAAAAAATTCTCGGCTATGTTTCTTAGCTGTTGCCTAAAATCTTCGTTGGCCGACGTATCGTCAGGTAAGGCCTCCAATACATTTTTATAGCACTGGATCGCCATAGTCGTATCGCCCGCAACCAGGCAGGCATCCGCGTAGCTATCCCATGAATTGGCGACATTAGGATAATTATCCGCGACTATCTTAAAAACTCGCAAGGACTCGTCAATTCGATTTTGCTGCAATAGTTGATAACCAAGGACATTAAAATTCTGCATGGGGATATTGTACATATCCGGATACAAAGCAATGAATTTATCATATAAATCCAGACCGGCCGCTATCTGACCGGTGGTAAATAAAGCCATCAATTGATTCTGTGTGGGGGGTAAATCCTCAGCTCCCCTAAATTCACGCCTGACAAATTCTAAATCATAGCCATTGTGTAAAGGCATATTCTCGATAAAAGCCATACTCGCGGAATCATCATTTAAAAAAGCGTCAAAAAACCTATAGACATGATCCGCGATCATTTTGTATCCGTCCAATCTTTGCCGATGCATTTGCTCCGTGCTATCGCTCAACATACTTAATATTGAGCGTCCCATGTTGAAATCCTGATAAGAATTTGACGGGAAAGCAAAAGAATATCTTGACGCGAATATCAAAGAATCGAGCAAAGAAAAATCAGGCTCATGTTCTCCGGTAGGATATAAATTCATTAGCGGACCGCTTAATCTCTCAGGGGAATAGGCAGGGTTTTGCCTTACCAATTCCTGAAGCATTCCAAAAGTAAGCGAACCCGCAAGCGTGGCTGTCGCTTTGACGTTTTGATTTCTCAGCTTTACCAAAACAGCCGTAGCGCCTCCGGCGCCCGAACCTAAAATCCCTATTTTATTATAGTCGACATTTGGAAAGTCGTGCAAGAAGCCAAGTACAAATTCCGCGTCACGCGCGGTCGATTCGAGTCCTATCTGATTATATTCGGGAGTAGCCGACATCTGCCCGAGAGGATGGGTGGTAGCAACGATAAAACCATGACTGGCCAGGTACTCGCACAAGACAGCATTTTCGCAATAACTCGATTCATAGCGGGGACAGTATATTACCAGCGGAAACGAACCTTCTTCAGGATCAGCGTCTCTGACCGCCTTCAAATCTTTGCCCATAATTTCAAGCGCAAAACCAGCCGGTTGTTGGGTTGCGTTGACAATGTAACCTATTTCGCGATTATGCAATTGAGTCAAAAGATTAATAAACTCATCGTTCTCAGGATACGAATATGAGTATTCTCCATAAACCATCGTAATAGAGTTTTCCATAGTTTTGGCCGGATACCAAACACATATTTGTATCGGACGAGCGGTTTCTCCTTCCACCGGATTGCCGAAGTAATCCAATCTCGCCCGGTAAACTCTCGAGTAATCATATCGTTCGAAGGATTTGAATCCGATGCCGTGGGGCCCCGGTTCCAAATTTCCCCAAAGCGTAATATCCTGAGCCGAAGTTGCATTTACACAACAGATCAGGAAAAACGTGATAATAAGATTTGAAATGCCCTGACGGAAGAATTTTGGCATATCTAGGCTCCCTGCAAAGAATTAGTCATTGTAGTATCCAAGATAAAACAAACCGTCGCGTAAATCAAGATGTACTCAATGCTAAGAGAGAGCCGTAATATCAATTAGCGCGATATGTGACATAATTTTCAATATATGTATGCCGAATGAAACCTAATATCCCGATTCATGATCATGACATTCAGTACACAACATTTCTTTCCAGGCTTCATCTATGTCCTCAGGGTGCTCAAAATCGAGACCAATAATACTGCCTGCGATTTCATCCAAATTACTCGACGGTCCTTGCGCAACAATTAGATGACAGGTATTACAGGCATATGATAGTTTCTCGCCCCGCTCATTTTCCTTGACCCGATCATGACAGCGAAAACAACCATCATTTACAAAATGGCTAAGATAGTTGTGTCGAACCCG
This portion of the Candidatus Zixiibacteriota bacterium genome encodes:
- the trpD gene encoding anthranilate phosphoribosyltransferase, encoding MIKEAIKKVIEDQDLSIDESRGVINQIMSGEASPPHTAAFLTALRCKGETVDEILGAAQVMRERARRIPHKQEMIFDNCGTGGDGAGTFNISTTASFVIAACGIPVGKHGNRSVSSQCGSADLLQELGANLDLSPEQSGQSIDEIGIGFLFAPALHPAMKAVVPIRKELGFRTVFNLLGPLTNPAFATHQLIGVFDGAYTDKIAQVARAIGIKSTMVVYSQCHIDELTTAGLNEVSVAQNGTCDHYQLNPQALGFASCDMKELAGGDARENAGITISILKGEKSPRRDTVLLNAAAALTIAEKSVNLKEGIKMAEECIDSRQALRKLNDFIEFSRSFGDA
- the trpE gene encoding anthranilate synthase component I → MVEHTKLKILSREMPADLETPVSAFLKLQTIGAKILLESVESATRLGRYSFIGMKPESRITVYDNRISLQNGTKSESLLYTEPDAPLSGLRSILNRFSVEEIDDRPPLLGGAVGFISYDFIRFFENIPNYSGDTLHLPPAMLYLIDTLLVFDHVRRNIKVLSLTTGDKDSAAAKKIDSVINTLRSPLIHPSGNGNITSSKKPASNFTQDDFCRAVTEVQKHIIAGDVYQQVISQRLEGETEADPFMIYRALRMLNPSPYMYFLDFDDIKLIGSSPEALVRLENDIATVRPIAGTRPRGNTPEEDDKMAVELFNDAKERAEHVMLVDLGRNDLGRCCRIGSVNVTEFMNIERYSHVMHMTSNVTGKLKEDMDQFDLFKAAFPAGTVTGAPKIKSMELIENIETTRRGPYAGAVGYFSLSGDMDWCINIRTILMKDKKYYLQAGAGIVADSIPEMEYLETKNKIAALQKAIENAEGGI
- a CDS encoding phosphoribosylanthranilate isomerase; the protein is MTRIKICGITNYDDAAFAVVSGADALGFIFAESPRRISQKAAKEITQALSPFVNKIGVFVDEPIGVIAETIIDCRLDAVQIHGDINFDDLKQLPIPFIKTFRICDERDLDIIQTSNLSYFHLDTYQPGKMGGTGKQFDWNIAKEASRYGRVILSGGLNPENISQALETVQPYAVDVCGGVEDKPGKKNHEKIKKFINEVRSWDNRTN
- the trpB gene encoding tryptophan synthase subunit beta translates to MGQPNKLGYFGRFGGRYVPETLMAALMQLEEEYHLARRDPEFKNELNNLLNNYAGRPTPLYFAERITRKWKGAKIYLKREDLTHTGAHKINNCLGQGLLAKRMGKKRIIAETGAGQHGVAVATVCCLFGMDCTVYMGRQDMERQAPNVDRIKLLGAKVIPVDSGSRTLKDATNEAIRDWVTNVSSTHYIIGSTVGPHPYPLMVRDFQSVIGKETKKQIKKIAGRLPDAIVACVGGGSNAIGMFHEFVKDKEVNLFGIESAGNGLSTHLHAATLKKGKPGILHGGFSYLLQDKDGQVMPTHSIAAGLDYPGVGPEHSQMKDSGRVSYEAVTDARALEAFKELSVTEGIIPALESSFALAYAKKLAPKLSKNDILIINLSGRGDKDLANQDVINLLRDRASSIKRNLRPFALEREFNEVSNGNFC
- the trpC gene encoding indole-3-glycerol phosphate synthase TrpC — encoded protein: MLEQIIKHKKDWLDQLNSRSTIDDMAKSVRNMRPARGLRTNLTKDNKLALIAEIKRRSPSRGILNNTIEVDRFVRLYEEAGASAVSILTEDQFFSGSIDDLKMARENTSLPILRKDFIIEESQIWESRAIGADAVLLIAAILSDNQLYDLHALAREIGLETIIEIHSKEELDRAWRLKPEIIGINNRNLKTFQVSLNTVENLYPLIPCNAICISESGIKTRDDMLRVQECGVDAVLIGEGIVTSEDPFGKIRELLGESE
- a CDS encoding aminodeoxychorismate/anthranilate synthase component II — encoded protein: MILIIDNYDSFTYNLVQYIGELGKECHVARNNEITLEQAINLNPTHLVISPGPGRPRDAGISLEMIKYFSDKIPILGVCLGHQCLAEAFGGNIDNAEILMHGKISNVYHTGDGLFLGVPSPFEATRYHSLIVREESLPDCLHVTAHTDDGEIMAVRLLDKPVVGVQFHPESILTTHGKNLISNFLSAR